Genomic window (Pyramidobacter porci):
GGGTTGGCCGGCAGGAACAGATACTCTGCAAAAGCGCCCTCGTCGGTATAAATGACCGAAAGGGCGGAGCAGGGCGCGTCGGTGGAAGCGACCGTGGGGCAAATGGCGACAGGGATCCCGGCGTAGTACGCCGCGGCCTTGGCCGTGTCGAAAATCTTGCCGCCGCCGACGCCGATCATCACGTCAAAACCCTGTTCCTTCACGAGCTTTACAAGGCGGTCGATTTCCGTCCGCGAGCATTCGCCATTGAATTTCTCAAAGACGACGGGAGCTTCGCTTTGGGCAAAGCTCTTTTCGATCCGCTCGCCGACGCGGTCGATGCCGCCGGCAGAAATCAAACAGAGCGCTTTGCTTCCGAGTTTGGCCGCATACATGCCGAGGTCGTTCATCGCTCCGCGCCCCTGAACATAACGCGACGGTGAAATAACCGTGACTGCCATGCTGAAACCTCCTTTTCATTCTTGCTGTCATCCGTAAATCATCGTGCGTATCCCCACAAGGAAACCGCATTCTCTCCGGGGCAATCTCAGACGGAGCCGGCCTAGGCCGTCGTGCCGCCGTCTACGACAATCACCTGCCCCGTAATTTCCTTGGAGAGATGGCTGCACAGGAAGAGAACTGCGTTGGCGATATCCTCCTCCACCTGGGGAACGCCGAAGGGAATCAGCTTCTTGACGCTGTCGTCGAAAGTGCTGTTGCGGCGGTCGACATTGTCGGAACCGCCCGTCATGGAGTCCAGGATCTCCTCCCACATGTTCGTGCGGATGATCCCCGGGGCAACGCTGTTGACGTTGATGTGGTAGGGTGCTGCCACTTTGGCGAGGTTCTTCGTCAGGGAAACGACAGCCGTCTTCGTAGCGCTGTAATGCTCCAGCATCCCGAGCTGGGCGACCCCGGCGATGGAGGAAGTCGTCACGATCCGTCCCTCCTTCTGGGCGATCATTTTCTTCAGAGCGCAGCGCACCACGTTGGAGAGCCCAATGACGTTGATGTCGTAGACCCTTTTGGCGCGTTCCCCGCTCAGCTCCAGAAAAGGAACCGTCTCGATGACCCCGGCGTTGTTGACGACAAAATCGATTTTGCCGCCGGCAAATGCCTCGCCGGCCTTAAAGAATTCCTCTACCTCGGCATCGACGGAGACGTCCACCTTTTTGAAATCGGCCTTGACTCCCAGTTTGCGGAGTTCCTCGACGACGCTGGTGCCTTCGGCTTCTTTCCGGTTGCCGATGAAGACGTTGGCGCCCGCTTGTGCCAGCACTTCCGCGACCGTTTTGCCCAAGCCGCGTCCGCCTCCGGTGAGCAGCGCGGTTTTTCCTTTCAAATCAATCTGAATGCTCACGAGAACTCCCTCCTCTTTTCACGTTATGCTAATTTTCCGATTTTACCTTTCGACACCTAGACATTGACATAGATTTTCTTTCCGTACTCCGCCTCATTCCTTTGGCGGCAGGTGCAAAGCCCTGCTCAGAACGTCCAGCGACGCCTCCTTGACCGTCTCGCCGAGGGTAGGATGCGCGTGGATCGTGGCGACGATCTCGTCGACCGTCAGCTCGGATTTCATGGCAAGCGTCCCTTCCACGATCAGATCCGTGGCCCTGGGGCCCAAAACGTGCATGCCCAGGATCTCGCCAGTCTCTTTGTCCGCAAGGACCTTGACCATCCCGTCGGGCATCCCCGCGATCAGCGCCTTGGCGTTGGAGTTCATCGGGAAACGCCCTACGATGAAGGGGCGTCCCGACTTGGCCAACTCCGCCTCCGTCGATCCCACTCCCGCGAGCTCGGGAGCGGTGTAGACGCCGCTCGGGACGCACCGGTAATCCATGGCCGCTTTGCGTCCCATGATAACCTCCGCCGCGACCTCTCCCTCGGCCGAGGCGACGTGCGCCAGCATGATGGGCGAGGCACAGTCGCCGACGGCGTAGATGCCGGGGACGCTGGTCCTCATCTGTCCATCGACCGCGACGCGCCCCCGCTCGGTGCGGACCCCGATCTCCTCGAGTCCGAGTCCCTGCGTGAAAGGACGGCGCCCCGTACAGACGAAAACCTTTTCCGTGGCGATCTCTTCCTCCGCGTCCGTCGCGACGACTGTCGCGTATCCGTCTTCCGTGAGGCGAACCGCCTTGACCGTGGCCGAGGTCAGGATTCGAATGCCCCTGGCCTCCAGGATCTGCCTGAGGTACCCGACAAGTTCGGCATCCATATTCGGCAGGATCTCCGGCAGCATTTCGACGACGGTGACCTTGACGCCCAAAGCAGAGAAGACGGAAGCGAATTCAACGCCAATGACGCCGCCGCCGACAAGAAGGATGGATTTCGGCAAAGCATCCAGCTCCAAAGCTCCGTCGCTCGTGAGGATCCCGGGGAGGTCGAACCCGGGCACAGGCGGCAGCGCCGGAACGGATCCCGTGGCGACAATGAAGGCATCGGCTGACAGGGATCGCACCGCGCCGTCCTCCTGCGCGACGACGATCTCTCCCGGAGAACGAAAGACCGCGTTTCCCCGCACAACTTCCACGCTATTGGCCCCCAGCAGGAAACCGACTCCCTCGACAAGGCGCGCGACGATCTCCGCCTTGTGCTGCATCAGGACCTTCCAGTCGACGCGGGCCCCTTTTACGAAAAGCCCGACGGACTCCCCCTCCCTGACGGCCGAGGCCAGCTCCGCCGTGTGCAGCAGCACTTTGGTCGGAATGCAGCCTCTGTTGAGACAGGTTCCTCCCAGCGCATTCTTCTCCACAAGGACGACGGAGGCTCCCAGCTGCGCGGCGCGCAGCGCGGCAACGTATCCTCCGGTTCCTCCGCCGATGACCACGACCTTCTTTGATCCTTCCGCCATAATTTTCCCTCCTTGTCACACAAATTGGGATCGCTCTGCCGAAGAGCCGGGATTTTCCTTGGACAGCACTGGCCTTCTCCGCAATGTGCTCGGAGCGATTCCAAATATTTTCTTGAAGGCGAGCCCAAAGTAGGCAGCATTGCCGTATCCCGATTCCCGGGCAGCTTGCCGCACGGAAGCCCCCGAGAGAAGGAGAGTACGCGCCCGCTGCATCCTGGCGTCCTTCAATACATCCATGAAACGGACGCCCTCCTCCCGGAACAGGCGGCTGAGATGCCCGGGGCTGACGCCGACGTGCCTCGCGGCTTCTTCCAGGGACGCCTTGCCAGGTTCCTCCCGGATGAAAGCCACGGCTCTGCGGACAGGCGAGCACTCCGTATCGTCCACCCCTTCCACAGAGGCGGAGAGAAGTTCTCCGTGCTCCGCTAACTCTTTGAGCGCCTCCTTGAACCTTTGTTCCAGCGCTTTGATGCGCATGGCCTGGCGGATCTCCGTCTCCCGGCGATGGACGCACTTTTCCACTGCCTCCCGCAGAGCCTCTGCCCGGACCGGCTTCCAGAGGAAAGAGGCGACCTCGTCCTCCAAAGCGCGGGCCAGGTTCGCGAGGGTATTGTAGGCCGTGACGACCACGACTTGAGCGCCCAAACCTTCGCGGCGCAACCGCTCCAGGCTCAGCATCCCGTTTCCGCCGGGAAGACTGATGTCCAGCAGCACAATGTCCGGAGGGCGTTCCCGGGCAAAGCGCTCGAACTCAGGAACGTTTCCGGCCTCGTCGATCTCGAGCGACGGGAAAAAACCGCGGAGCAGCAAGACCAACGCGTCGCGCTCCAGCTTCTCATCTTCAACGACGAGCGCTCTCAACGGCGGAATCGATGGAAGTTCAAGCGCAGACACAGCG
Coding sequences:
- a CDS encoding helix-turn-helix domain-containing protein; amino-acid sequence: MNLESAVSALELPSIPPLRALVVEDEKLERDALVLLLRGFFPSLEIDEAGNVPEFERFARERPPDIVLLDISLPGGNGMLSLERLRREGLGAQVVVVTAYNTLANLARALEDEVASFLWKPVRAEALREAVEKCVHRRETEIRQAMRIKALEQRFKEALKELAEHGELLSASVEGVDDTECSPVRRAVAFIREEPGKASLEEAARHVGVSPGHLSRLFREEGVRFMDVLKDARMQRARTLLLSGASVRQAARESGYGNAAYFGLAFKKIFGIAPSTLRRRPVLSKENPGSSAERSQFV
- a CDS encoding SDR family NAD(P)-dependent oxidoreductase — protein: MSIQIDLKGKTALLTGGGRGLGKTVAEVLAQAGANVFIGNRKEAEGTSVVEELRKLGVKADFKKVDVSVDAEVEEFFKAGEAFAGGKIDFVVNNAGVIETVPFLELSGERAKRVYDINVIGLSNVVRCALKKMIAQKEGRIVTTSSIAGVAQLGMLEHYSATKTAVVSLTKNLAKVAAPYHINVNSVAPGIIRTNMWEEILDSMTGGSDNVDRRNSTFDDSVKKLIPFGVPQVEEDIANAVLFLCSHLSKEITGQVIVVDGGTTA
- the lpdA gene encoding dihydrolipoyl dehydrogenase, which codes for MAEGSKKVVVIGGGTGGYVAALRAAQLGASVVLVEKNALGGTCLNRGCIPTKVLLHTAELASAVREGESVGLFVKGARVDWKVLMQHKAEIVARLVEGVGFLLGANSVEVVRGNAVFRSPGEIVVAQEDGAVRSLSADAFIVATGSVPALPPVPGFDLPGILTSDGALELDALPKSILLVGGGVIGVEFASVFSALGVKVTVVEMLPEILPNMDAELVGYLRQILEARGIRILTSATVKAVRLTEDGYATVVATDAEEEIATEKVFVCTGRRPFTQGLGLEEIGVRTERGRVAVDGQMRTSVPGIYAVGDCASPIMLAHVASAEGEVAAEVIMGRKAAMDYRCVPSGVYTAPELAGVGSTEAELAKSGRPFIVGRFPMNSNAKALIAGMPDGMVKVLADKETGEILGMHVLGPRATDLIVEGTLAMKSELTVDEIVATIHAHPTLGETVKEASLDVLSRALHLPPKE